Proteins found in one Salvia splendens isolate huo1 chromosome 10, SspV2, whole genome shotgun sequence genomic segment:
- the LOC121752224 gene encoding 3-oxoacyl-[acyl-carrier-protein] synthase II, chloroplastic-like, with amino-acid sequence MAASSAVCSWLMAACMSLGCGNDSSASMLSTTSSHPSPRRRRRPAPPKLSAIRNLMTSCLPFEPCDRFCQSEFFFGFGNRRRRKSHRPAARSGVAMAIAVHPIMEVERKTKPPTKQRRVVVTGMGVETPLGDDPDVFYNNLLEGASGISVIEAFDCSQFPTRIAGEIKSFSTDGLVAPKLSKRMDRFMLYMLTAGKKALADGGINEDVMEALNKTRCGVLIGSAMGGMKVFHDAIEALRVSYRKMNPFCVPFATTNMGSAMLAMDLGWMGPNYSISTACATSNFCILNAANHIIRGEADMMLCGGSDAAIIPIGLGGFVACRALSQRNTDPTKASRPWDNGGDGFVMGEGAGVLLLEELEHAKQRGATIYAEFLGGSFTCDAYHMTEPHPEGTGIILCIEKALAQSGVPKEYVNYINAHATSTPAGDLKEYQALLHCFRQNPELKVNSTKSMIGHLLGAAGAVEAVATVQAIRTGWVHPNINLENPDDSVDTNVLVGPTKERLDVKVALSNSFGFGGHNSSILFAPLRSSRF; translated from the exons ATGGCGGCGTCATCGGCGGTGTGCTCCTGGCTGATGGCCGCGTGCATGTCACTCGGTTGTGGAAATGACTCATCCGCTTCCATGCTCTCGACGACGTCGTCTCATCCCTCGCCTCGCCGCCGGAGAAGGCCTGCCCCCCCGAAGCTCTCCGCCATTCGTAATCTCATGACCTCCTGCTTGCCCTTCGAGCCCTGCGATCGCTTCTGCCAATCGGAATTTTTCTTTGGTTTTGGAAATCGCAGACGCCGGAAATCTCACCGACCAGCCGCTCGTTCTG GAGTAGCAATGGCCATAGCTGTACATCCTATCATGGAAGTTGAGCGTAAGACGAAACCTCCAACCAAGCAAAGAAGAGTGGTAGTGACAGGTATGGGTGTGGAGACGCCACTTGGTGATGATCCAGACGTCTTCTACAATAACCTGCTTGAAGGAGCCAGTGGCATTAGTGTGATCGAGGCTTTTGATTGTTCCCAGTTTCCAACA AGAATTGCTGGAGAGATCAAATCTTTCTCAACCGATGGCTTGGTTGCTCCCAAACTTTCCAAGCGAATGGATAGGTTCATGCTTTACATGCTGACAGCTGGCAAGAAGGCTTTGGCTGATGGAGGAATTAATGAAGATGTCATGGAAGCGCTAAACAAAACCAGATGCGGCGTGTTGATTGGTTCGGCTATGGGTGGCATGAAG GTCTTTCATGATGCCATTGAAGCTTTACGAGTCTCATATAGAAAGATGAATCCATTTTGTGTACCATTTGCTACTACGAACATGGGTTCTGCTATGCTTGCCATGGATCTG GGATGGATGGGTCCTAACTACTCAATATCTACTGCTTGTGCAACAAGCAACTTTTGCATATTGAATGCGGCAAACCATATCATCAGGGGTGAAGCT GATATGATGCTCTGTGGGGGATCAGATGCGGCAATCATCCCAATTG GATTGGGGGGCTTTGTCGCTTGCAGAGCACTGTCACAAAGAAACACTGATCCCACCAAAGCCTCGCGTCCTTGGGATAAT GGTGGTGATGGATTTGTTATGGGAGAAGGGGCTGGAGTATTGCTTCTGGAAGAACTTGAGCATGCTAAG CAAAGAGGGGCAACTATATATGCTGAGTTTCTTGGTGGAAGTTTCACTTGTGATGCTTATCACATGACAGAACCTCATCCAGAAG GAACTGGTATAATTCTCTGCATAGAGAAGGCTCTGGCTCAGTCCGGAGTTCCTAAGGAATATGTCAATTATATAAATGCACATGCAACGTCTACTCCAGCTGGTGATCTCAAGGAATATCAAGCTCTTCTACATTGCTTTAGGCAGAACCCCGAG TTGAAGGTGAACTCTACAAAATCTATGATAGGGCATCTACTTGGTGCAGCTGGTGCTGTGGAGGCTGTTGCAACTGTGCAG GCAATACGAACTGGCTGGGTACATCCAAATATCAATCTTGAAAACCCAGATGACAGTGTG GACACAAATGTACTTGTTGGACCAACAAAAGAAAGACTCGATGTTAAGGTTGCTTTGTCTAATTCTTTTGGGTTTGGTGGCCATAATTCATCAATTTTGTTCGCTCCGCTACGTTCAAGTAGATTTTAG